Part of the Cottoperca gobio chromosome 16, fCotGob3.1, whole genome shotgun sequence genome, TGACGGCTCGTCCTCAGGGGCTTCAAGGCCGGTTAGCGCTGAGCGCCTACAATGCACGGCATCTCTCTGCCCGACAACTTCATGTTACTTTACTGAATAAAAGGAATTGGGGCAATACACAAAGGAAATATGTAAGTGAGGTTTGCGTGAGTGTAGACGGACCGGATTGCAGAGAAGCGTTTGAATTTGGCCCGGTCCAGGAAATGCTTGTACTTAGAGATCTTCTCATCCAGCTGACGAATCACCTCACGGGGACTCTGCTTTGCTTTGCCAGTCTGAGCGGTTGTGGGCTCGGGGTCCGTGGTCTCAGGGTCCTTGGTCTCCCCATCGGCTGGTTCAACCTGGGTCCCGTCTTCTtccccaccctcctcctcctgctgctgctgctgctgcctcttcttcttcttcttcttcttcttcttcttcttcttcttcacagtcTTCCTCGCCGTCAGAGCCAGAGAGGTCAGACAGTTCTAGGTCCGGCATCTCCACAGGAACCAAGTCTTCCTCGGTGAACTCAGGTGCCACATTGATCTTGCCAAAGTTCTGTCGCACATTAGACAGAATCTTCTGGACCTgctccttctgtctctgctgccgctgctgctgccgctgctgttCCTCGTGTTCCTCCTGAGACGGCCCCCGGATGGTCTGGCTGTTCCTCCTGCACACTCTCAACTACCTCTGAGGGTACTTTAACTGGCAAAGGCTCCTTGTCCTAGAAAAATGACCGAAACAAGAAACACAGGTCGACGACATAAGGCACAGGGTGGTGTGGAGAAAAAACATCATTTACTGAAAGAAGAACATAACAACCCAGAGGTGGAGAGTTCAGTAAACTCTTACCTGTTGATCCCCCTCCGGTCCAGGGGGTTTCACAAAGAAGGGGATACGTCCTCTCTGCCAATCATTCAACACCATCTTGGAGACGGTGGAGAGATCTGGCTCCCCGCCCTGTACAACACCAACAATACATGGATCCAGTTTAGGATTTAAAACTAGCGGTTCACTTTGCTATTTAGCAAGAAGCCAAAAGTAGACAATATGCATTACTTAGGGATTTTCTGTTGCACTTCATGAAATATTTAGCATTCAGACCTTCATAAGTTTCCCAGTGCGCATTGCCAGCTTCTCAAGGAAGTCTTCAGCAGAGGTCCAAGTGGGAATGCGGTAGGTCTTCCGAATGTATTCTGGCTTGGCCCGCTCCAGTACGGCCTCAATGTGCTCCTCAGGGTTCCTGATTTTCTCCACTTGAACCTTTATGAAGAGGCGAAAGATACACAAGGCAGGCAATTTAAGATACGGACCTGCAACCTTTTCAGTTACGGGGACAGCTCGGCCTACGTGTTAAACCAAGGATCTGAAGGATCAGAATAAAACAGCTGATTGCAGCATTTCTTTAAACAGCCGGGTCTTAGCAATAGCAATCCACTTCCAACTCTTTGTTCATCGCACTCGAGCTGTCAGATGCCGTTTCTCGGTGCTACGAGGAGCACAAATGAAATTTAATTCACCTCCATTGTATCGGGGCGGTAGCAGAAGTATGTGAAACAGATGAGACACAaaggaagaaaatgaaagacTTACCACTCCTTTCAAGACGATATCAGATTCACTGTCGTCTGAAGGGTAGACAACGCCAGGACAGTCGATGAGGAAGATGCGCCTCATCAAAGTGATGTACTGCCACACCTGAAAGAGGAAAGAGGTTAATGTTGTCTGCATGATCGAGTTATTTCAGCTTCACATCAGATGTTAAACCTCGTTTTGAACTTAATGACGTACAAAGAGAAGTTAACTAtacaagaaaagagagaaagagaagaatcTTTTGTCAGAGCAAAGCTTCCTTTCTTGTCTCCCATGTTTGGTTCATCAGAGGGACTGTAATGTAACttttcacataaacacacatgataAGAAAAGGATGAGCGAGGGTCACAGCGATGCTGCGGATCAGGAGATTGTTTTGCTTTCAAACAGCGTTGAGTACGCGGTGACGTCAAGGTGGGAAATAAAGTAGTGTTGGCCACAGGCCCATCAGATTCATTGGCTGAGTGTGCAAAAAGAAAGTCTCCCTCTGCCTTTGACCCTTTTTGTGGACACTGGGGGTTTTCAGACCGCTTGTTCGTTTCCAAACAGGATGAGCCGCCCCAGAGAGGAAATGAAGGATAACGTGGTTGTTGTTCTTTCGTTAGACCTCCCCTTAGACTTTCAGTTATATAGTTACACTCTGAGCCAACTACTTCTGTTGGTGCAGCGATCAGCAATTATAAAGTTAAGGAGAGGAAGGTGCATCTTttcacctcacctcacctcacctcccCACTACTACCGGTCGgagcttttcttttcatgttctATATTCTCGGCGTTACATCGTCTTAAGTGTAAATGCAAACGTCACAGGTTTACAAGTATTTGCACGGCTGGGATGACACTTGAATCTTACCTTTGTTTCTCCAGCCAGGGGGGCCACGTTGCAGACCTTCTTAGACCGCAGTGTGTTGATGACTGAGCTCTTTCCCACATTAGGGTAGCCAATGAAACCCACACTTATCTGTTTCTTGTCTGCGTGGAGCTGTGGGAGTCGACAAATAAAGTCAGAACATTGTGTTTCCATGGAGGTCATTTCAGACGGGGCCTTGTTGCCATTAGCAATTAATCAAGTGAACTGGTCCTCACTCCAGAACTACAATGTTTGTTCAAAACACAGGAATGTGTCACCAAACCTTTTAAAACaagagatatttatttataaactctGACGGCTGTTTTGGAACAACTGTTGGTGAATGTGATCCAACAGAGAAAAAAGTTTGCAAATCCTGAATCTTTCTCCAATATTACATCTAGCAAGAACAAACCATTGGAATATCAAATGTCTAATGAATTGTGATTAAAGTCAAATCTATGTAATTAATAATCCTTTTGATTTCTTGACTTTTCAGCTCTTTTAAGCCACGCTTTCATAAACATGTTCCATAtgcaggtgtagttcaggtgtagtgCAGGTGTAGTGCAGGTGTAGTGCAAgtgtagttcaggtgtagtgCAAGTGTAGTTCAAgtgtagttcaggtgtagtgCAAGTGTAGTGCAGGTGTAGtgcaggtgtagttcaggtgtagtgCAAGTGTAGTTCAAgtgtagttcaggtgtagttcaggtgtagtgCAAGTGTAGTGCAGGTGTAGTGCAAGTGTAGTGCAAGTGTAGTGCAGGTGTAGtgcaggtgtagttcaggtgtagtgcaagtgtagtgcaggtgtagttcaggtgtagtgCAAGTGTAGTGCAGGTGTAGTGCAGGTGTAGTGCAGGTGTAGTGCAAGTGTAGTGCAAGTGTAGTGCAAGTGTAGtgcaggtgtagttcaggtgtagtgcaagtgtagtgcaagtgtagtgcaagtgtagttcaggtgtagtaCAAGTGTAGtgcaggtgtagttcaggtgtagtgCAAGTGTAGTTCAAgtgtagttcaggtgtagtgCAAGTGTAGTGCAAGTGTAGTGCAAGTGTAGTGCAAGTGTAGTGCAGGTGTAGTGCAAGTGTAGTGCAGGTGTAGTGCAGGTGTAGTGCAGGTGTAGTGCAGGTGTAGTGCAGGTGTAGTGCAAGTGTAGTGCAAGTGTAGTGCAAGTGTAGTGCAGGTGTAGTGCAGGTGTAGTGCAAGTGTAGTGCAAgtgtagttcaggtgtagtgcaagtgtagtgcaggtgtagttcaggtgtagtgCAAGTGTAGTTCAAgtgtagttcaggtgtagtgCAAGTGTAGTGCAAGTGTAGTGCAAGTGTAGTGCAAGTGTAGTGCAAGTGTAGTGCAAGTGTAGTGCAAGTGTAGTGCAGGTGTAGTGCAGGTGTAGTTCAAGTGTAGTGCAAGTGTAGTGCAAgtgtagttcaggtgtagtgCAAGTGTAGTGCAagtgtacacatacatatatacatacattataatgTAGTGAGGGCTTTGGAAGAAATTTGATTACGGAACTATTTTTAGATGAAATATCTCAAAGAAATgttatttgacatttaattatGTGACAATCTTCATCACATTGATGCATATATTCTAACAATGTTTGTACATTGCAGCATGTGGCCTAATATAGCCAGAGATAGAAAATGACAGCTTCCAGAGTATCTTGCATGTGGTCACAATGCTCAACCCTCTTCTGGTTCATGTATAAAGAGAACAAGCAGCTTTGATATAAACATGTCCTTGTACACAGTATTAAGAACTAATGAATTGTCATTAAAGTCAAATCTATGTAATTAATAATACTGTATaaatgaatatactgtataaaccATCTCAATCCATTACACTACATTTACTTTTGGATTTGGCAAAAGATAAGGACGTCAGAGAACGGAACCCCAAACACTAACCTCCTAAATGATAGCTGGTGCTGTCAACAAATCACAAGGTGGTGCACTTTGAATATCCAAGTATGGTATGTGGGATTGTTATTGAGTCGGTAAATGCTTTTTCTGCTCATGACAAATGAAAGATGGCTTTGAAGATTTTGAGTTTGAGGCCTGAGCTCACCTTTCCAAACTGCCTGAGCAGCTGGATGAGGGAGCCTTTACCAAACGAGTTGGTGAGGCTGGCATGGAACGCCAGAGTCGGGTGCTCCTGGGATAAAAGCGCCACCCACCGTTTCTGTTTCAACATGAagggagacaaagacacacagtattaatataaatataaaaacagatacAACCACTCCAaccaaaaataaacatgttaggAATGTCTTACCGTGACCCAGGAGGGGATGAGGTCACACTTGTTTAGAACAAAGATCAGGTGTTTCCAGGATTTCTCTTTCTTCATATAATTCTCGATGCTTTTGGAGCGCGTTCCCATGGGGTCTCGGGCATCCAGCACTTGGATGACGACATCAGACGAGTCGATGACCTGTTACAATAAAACAGTCAGGAATGCAGAACGACCCCGTAACACTTCAGGTTACCGACTCATTATCACAGTGCGGGGAGGAGGATGGAAACATTACCTTGTACAGTTCTCCCCAGATCCTCTTGGACTGACCCTTTTTGAAGATGTCATCACGTACTTCGTCCCTGTTGCAAAAAtgagaaggaaaaaataaacatttctaccTTTAACCATCAGTTAGAGCCGCCAGGAGAGTAAATTGATTGTAGAACGTAATGAACGGTCAGTGGATCGACAGGAAAATAATTGCCAAATATTTTTGATCATCGATTAATTTCATGCAAAAACGGCAGTAAATTCTGTTTTCAGCATCTCAAAATTGGagatttccttcttttctccGTTTCATATCATATAAAcggaatatctttgggttttggagtgACGTGACACTACAAGACATCACCGTGGACTTTTTCAGAATTTCTATCTGACACTTTATAGAACGAACGGctgattaatccataatgaaaatgattgttCGTAGCAGCGCTAATTGACTATAGTATCTTCAGAGGGTCTTACCGGACCCCTGTGTCCTCCGTCACCAGGTCTTTGTCCTTCTCTGAATTGTAGGTCAGGCCTGAGGACTCGGCGTGTTCTAAGAGATCCTTCATATCCTCCACCATGAGACTGGGCCTCTTCCTCTGAGCCTTGGGCCCAAATGTGGTCTCAAAACCCTCCGTGTCCAGAATGTGCACCTTGGAGTTCTGCAGGTggagaaacaaagacaaagattaGACTGACAGCTGTGGCAGTAAGCCACACGAGAGACCAGTTCTGTTAAGAGATTAGGGAAAGTGATTTGAAGAGATCTTTCATTCAGGATGTTACGTAACTTTTCTGTTCCTGCATAATAAAGCAGCATAGTGCATATTCAGCCTAGAGCAGACCTACATCCAAATAAACTATTAGAAATGACGTGCTTGAAGTTGAATTGTTCCGTCATTACGAATATATTAAGACTCTCTTATATATTAGTGTTCTTTAGTATGGTGGATACTATCAGTGGATCTTTGTGACTTGAGGGTTTGGGCAACATCTCTTCATCGACAACACGAGGCCACAAGTTACCTATGGATTTCTAAAGTGATAGCCGATGAGACACAATACAGTAATGTTGTATTGAGACATAAGGGCAACAGGAGGAacattgttttgtctgtgttacAACTACTTTTAATAGAGTCAAAGTGATGCAGTCGTTCCAGGGGTTTCAGACATAAATCAGGAAACAAGTTAAGTAAACAAAACACCCAAATATGCACCAACTAAGCCAATGAAACAGCCAAGCCAGTGCTCATTAAGTGTTCCGATGAGTTTTCATCACGAGTCATTCCTCTGTTGCAACACTGGCGTGAGGGGTGAAGGGGGACAAACAGTTTACAGGGTTTGTCTGAAACAATGGCGTCTATGACTTCAGCTTGCTCGACTATCTGCCAGGATCTATTAAAGGGCTCCcggttctttaaaaaaacaacaaaaaaacatttccctgGACAACTGAATGTTATTAATGATAAGATGGTGATCGCAATATAACAGGTGCTGTCATGGCAACATGTCAATCaataattagaaaatgtaaaggaaagaaatgagTATCTTTAACGGCTTCGATCTCAGAGAAAGGTCTCACATCCATGAGGGTCTCCAGTgtatagaaacacatttaaaaggctGAAACGGAGCCAATATGTTGGAAAAGAACAAGTAGAAGTAGAATGTGTTGGACAAGTTAAAGCCTGGCAGAGTGCAACTCTCCCAAGCCAAGCGCGGTGCCAGGACACTCAGGGTCTCAGTGGGGCAGATTGAGAATTGAACGAGGATTAAAGTGAGACCTCATGTTCTTCTCACATCATAAAATCCAAAGAAACAAGCCATTGAATAAAACAGGTATCATTCTCTTCTGGATCGAATAATACAAGCCAGGTAAAACAATAGCTTTATAGGCCAGTGTACGCATAacacatttcataaaaacagaACTCTTTTACAGTAAGAAGAGCTGTCTGCTCTTTATACTCACATGTGCTTTGACTCTATCGTGCAAGAGGGACATGGGGAGTTTGCTTTGTTTCATCACGACACGATATGGATCCTTCTGCACGGCTCCCATCTCCTCTTGGAACTTCTGGAGGGACGACTGCTTGATCACACGAGTATTTGCTGAAATACAGAATGTGTACATTCAAACCGCTTACTTCAGTTTCCCATTTCTGAACCCTTTGTCTTATAGGTCTCTACCTACCCGACCCCCCCCCACAGTCACTGATTAGTTATATCAGGGTACTCAAGCTGCCGTATTAGTACACAAGGGTATTGTTACTGCGAGTACAAAATGGAGAGAACTAGTGAATGGTGATGAACGTATCATCTTTACCAAACCTTCTAAGAACTAATGCGACTACCCATTTTTGGATTTGATGCCAAAGATGGAAACATCGTAGATAAAGTCGAGGGTGCTCGCTCACTTTGTAAAACGCAACTGCACTGCATACAGTAACATGCGCTGATTACTCAAGCGAAACAGGCAGAACAAATGAAGGAACATCGTGCATGATTAGGCTACATTAATGAAGGCTAATTACACGTTAGTTCTCATTTTTCACAAGCTTGTAACTGGTTACATGGTGGAGACGATGCTACCAGTATCAACTGTAACCTCCATCTTTCTGTAAGATCATTAATACAATCCTGATCTGCATAGGGTGGTACAAAATAGTTCTAAGCTTCagtcataacgttgacattcaaatgatTAATCAGTTATAAAAGCATTGCGTGCAATATTCCACCTTCTCttccatcactctctctctctcaaacacacacacacacacacactgcgagAGCAGCAACACTTTGTCCTCGTCTCTGTAATTGTCAGCAGACACTGCTGTTACATACAACAGCATACACAAAGGTAAGAAAGCACACTTACCAAACCATTTGATGTTGGGTTCCACTCTGGCTACAGTCCCTGGAGACACCGTGGACTGGAACTGTAGAGGTCTGATGACTTTCCCACGGTCATTACTGGGAACAGAACATCAGTGGGAATATTATTGTTAGATTTCTCTGCCAATCAACGGattataagaataataataataaatctttATCGTCAATTACCATCTCTTCGTCTGTCTGTACATATTCAGACGTTTGATAGTGGCTCGGTCCCTCATGTTGTTCCCTCCAGCCCCTTTGACTCGATCTGTGAAATACATGtaatttagttactttgaagttTCATctgttcaacaacaacaacaacaacaacacacacacacacacacacacctgttatCAGATTATATTTGCTTTACAAGGAACACCAGTGTTCCTTCGGGGGCCATTTTATGACCAGACATGTTAATATTAGCAGGTGTATGCAGTTTTAGGAACAATTCGTATCTGGTGACCTAGTGGTACgacttccaaatacaacaccagatggttgtgagttcaacaccagggctgccaccattgtgcccctgagcaaggcacttaaccctgagttgctccagggagactgtccctgtagtcagttcactgtaaattatttctgctaaatgacctgtaatctGTAATCAAAGTTGAatatgtcacatttaaaaagcctaACTGTTAACTCCTCCGTATTATAGCAGTGGCCAGACTTTTCGTAAAAATCTAATTATGTTTCCTTTTGCCACAAAGCACACTTAATGTCAATGAATagttttaacaaaaggaaaataacacaagacatttattttccagaGCACAATATCACCCAGCTAGCAACGGTTAGCATTGGGAGTAAACAAACGGTGGAGTTTAGCTCACCAGGGTTGCTGCTGGACGCGCCAGGGTTTATGGAGCTTTTCCCCTTGAACTGAGGTTTCACCATGTTGACCGCTTAGTTGGCAAAGCCTCCAAGAATAAAAAACCAAGAGAACACACGACGGCGTCTCAAAACTGAGGTTTAGTTGCTGTTATTCCCTTCAGCTCGAAACTGTACACCGTACACGTGTTGTTACGGTGAAACAGGAAGGACGTCATCAAAGAAGCGACAGCGACAAGAAGAgcgagaaagaaaataattatttaaaaagcttttatttgactattttatttcattttatgtatttttttttgtattccttCATTTGgtttgatatacatatatatacatatgtatctCTTTAATTAGAAATACtattgtttatttgtattattggttaactgatacaaaaaaagaataataatgagAGCGCTCCAGCAACTACAGAGGCTGCCCGAaggttttaattgtaaatatattgtataaaatacCTTGTGTATAAATCTTAACAGTAATTTATGTAAAATGGGTTCATCTAAACTTTAAGTAATATTAGGATATATTCTAAAATAAACTGCATCTAAACTATATGCAGATATAgcagataaatgtgtaaaagtgCATTACATAGAGCAGCTATAGGATAATGTAACAGAATCTGGAGCTCAATTACTGCCCTTTATGATTATGTTGCTATACTCTTTTTATTCCAGAAGAGGGTGCAATACAGTTTCTATTAGGGTATTGTAATATGCCAACATGCCCTACTGAATATCCTTAGTCTGTCATGCTGACTTTAGCCCTTCATTACCTGAGTGGCTGCTTTATGCAATTTGAAGTGAACAATAAGACttgaaagcaaaatgtgttttgcatgaTAAAAGAGGCCGGGTGTttgaataaacatgttttggcTGATTTTTAGAAACACTGAGGTCATGAGGCCAAGTTTCCCCAGTTCACCAGTGATTGTTAGTCATTCAAAGCCTTCTCTGTACTTACATTCTGGTCGGGTAAtacttttatcttttgttgtcGTAAAAGTATAAGGACATGATCTCAGCGTCCTCAAACAGCCATACTTATGAAATgcaaacatattaaaaacaagaatacaaatacacatgcaaatattaaaagaaaGGTACAGATAGTTTTATTGTGTTGCTTTATATTAATCTTAAAGCATTTTTTTAAGAGTCACTCTGCCTGGGAGGCaatctgcaaaagaaaaagaaaaatactcaATAGATGAGGACACTATGATTTTCATTAACGAAGAACTGATGCAGACCTTCAGCCGGCCCATTTGATACCAGAAAGTACAAAAGACCAAGTTTTGTCTGGTTGTGATGATGCTGCCTTCACAGTGTGTACGATATGTTACACAAGTGTGGCTCAGAGCCAAGGTAGACAAGTTCGTAGAGACTCCAGTCTGGAGAGGCGCCATCCAGTATTCAGTTTATACAGCAGGGAGACCAAGGAATGTTCTCTGTTCATTTTCATACAGATGAAATTGGAACTCACTGCATCAGCAATCCACTGCAATAAATGATTTCTTTTCAATCAGAACAgtaggatttattttattattaacgATAGAAAAGTTCTATTATTAACGCAGACGGGAGAAACAAATACTGtcaaatccttttttatttcaaaccaACTTCATTTAAACCCAAACTGTTATGGTTACAGTTACGAAAAGAGATCATGGACCCTTccaattttattattaaattagtATGAAACCATTCTCAATATCATACCTAAaacacaaccttctggttttcATTCACAGCACTTAAGTGGTGGGATCCCTTGCTGTGCCTTGAAGAGTGTTGTATTAAAATGTACTGGCATGATGCACTCTGTTgtacgtctctctctctccataaaTCATCGTCCTTACATATAGTGCCTTGAAATCCAACACATCGTATGAGAGTTTATTTGACGCACTGGTTGAATCATCTGGTTGTTGTGTTGCCCGTCATGAAAAGCCCCTGCCAGTTAACCTCTAGTAGTGTATTTTTAGTCATTCTTTCATCAGAATGAATGTAAGGTATAGTTTGTCTGTCCTCACGTCTGTCCTCACGTCTGTATTCAGCGGTTGTGCATTTTACAGCTACTGAACCAACAGGTTGGCTGACCTTCACGTGACCTTGATTTGCATGAAAGCATGTAATTAGGCAAGCCGCTGCCAccacaaaaataaaaggaattGATTGATAAGCATGAATCAGAGTGACCACAATTTATGATTAATGCCCTCAGCTGTTGAAGAAAACACCAAACTTGAACAAGGCGTACAAGCAATTTCAAACCAATAATACTCTTGACAGGGTACACGAGCTgcttaaacaaaaaacaactttgcTTGCCAGGAAGTTAGAAGACAACATGGAAAGGAAAAATATTATCATAGTTCATCAGCAGTCGTCATCTCACACCGACATAAAAACCCACCATAAAACAAATAGAACAAAATGACACGACTACGATGAATAGCATATTTAAGGAGCCGTTTTTGTATCACCACACACAATGTCAGAAGGTTATACAGATTTCAGAGAACAGGTTGAAAACAGACAGCTTCATGTTGGACTCCCATCAGGGTGCAGGAGTGAGAAGGGAGAACGCTTGACTGGTCTTCTAGCCGTGGAGCATGGCAGGTAGAGGTAACCGCGTGCAGAGCCGACCTTTGAAGTCACAGCATTTATCTTTCAGGAAGATATTCATTCAGATGATCAGTCTCCACCATTTGTGACTGACGGCCGAAGGAGTTGAAGGGAGTGCAGCGTCAACAGTCAGCACTACGCCTGTGTTTGATAAGGATGTGACAGAAGCTTGCACAGATGGATATTTCACTcccagtgtgtgtatttgcgtaTTTGACATATTCAGTTAAAGAGGTTCATTCCAAAGTGAAAATAACTGATGAGATGTCGACTGTTTGAAAAACTGACACATTCTTTCAAATAGATTAATAGAGAGGAgatgttttaacttttaaatgggGAATAGACCTAACAGAGACCTGTATTGTGATGACGTTTATCCTAGGAATACCTGTTACTTTGACCCTGCTcagttgaaatgaaacaaatcttgcaaaagaaaagttttatttAATGGAAAGACTATGAAAAGATTTAACATCTTACAACAGtaacacatttactgtaaaagtACACTGTTTCATCAAAAACCATCAAATTAAGCGACTTTCCAACTGTTGCTTAGCCAGGCTGTATTATGCTGTGGCTTGCTTTAAAAACCTTTGCCCACCCTTACACCCCCCATTCAGAAATACCAGATGCAGAGTATTTCAGTGGGtactaaagtttaaaaaaatgttttccgtGTTTTTATCTACATTACGCAGTGAGACAGGAATAAGTAAAATGGCGTTAGTGTGACGGATGCTGCTTCCCAAGTCAGTGACAGTGTGTTGAAGCTCCCCATAACTGTTCATGtgattgtgtgcatttgtgtgtgtgtgtgtgtgtgtgtgtgtgtgtgtgtttcagcttgGCTCACTTGCCGTGGCTCTGCTTTGAATCAAAATTGGAACACCAGCTAGATGACGGAGAGCAGCCTGCAGCCGGCCTGactaaacaaaaagagaaaaattgaCGAAGGCCTGAAGGTCGCTCCTCCTCATAGCGTCACTTTTGAGAAGGTTTGAAAAGTAAGCTTACAGTTCTGCTGAGAGCGCTTCATGTTCCTTCCTGATGGGCTACCGAAGTGCTGAAGGATGATGGTCACTGTTGTGCCGTGAGACATTTCATCAAGTTCTTCTGTCTTACTCAGAGCTCACTGCTGCAACAAGGGTTTGTTAATACAGGAACATATTAGAGATCATTTTCAGATGGAAACAAGGCTAACTGTTTACAGCTATGCTAGCAGTTCAGTCCTaaggtgctttgagctaaatgctaacatcagctaTCCTCAAAACGACAGTGCTAAGATGCAGCTGTTAAAGAAGTATAATCTTTATCATTTTTACCATCTTAGCTTTgtgtgttaacatgctaacattttccTAATAGCACTAAACACAGTAGGCCTACAGTAGAGGCTGATAGATAGGCTATGTCATTAGTTTGAAGTATTCtatcataaaccaaagtattgcaAGCTGATATTTCGATTTGATGA contains:
- the gnl2 gene encoding LOW QUALITY PROTEIN: nucleolar GTP-binding protein 2 (The sequence of the model RefSeq protein was modified relative to this genomic sequence to represent the inferred CDS: deleted 1 base in 1 codon), which translates into the protein MVKPQFKGKSSINPGASSSNPDRVKGAGGNNMRDRATIKRLNMYRQTKRCNDRGKVIRPLQFQSTVSPGTVARVEPNIKWFANTRVIKQSSLQKFQEEMGAVQKDPYRVVMKQSKLPMSLLHDRVKAHNSKVHILDTEGFETTFGPKAQRKRPSLMVEDMKDLLEHAESSGLTYNSEKDKDLVTEDTGVRDEVRDDIFKKGQSKRIWGELYKVIDSSDVVIQVLDARDPMGTRSKSIENYMKKEKSWKHLIFVLNKCDLIPSWVTKRWVALLSQEHPTLAFHASLTNSFGKGSLIQLLRQFGKLHADKKQISVGFIGYPNVGKSSVINTLRSKKVCNVAPLAGETKVWQYITLMRRIFLIDCPGVVYPSDDSESDIVLKGVVQVEKIRNPEEHIEAVLERAKPEYIRKTYRIPTWTSAEDFLEKLAMRTGKLMKGGEPDLSTVSKMVLNDWQRGRIPFFVKPPGPEGDQQDKEPLPVKVPSEVVESVQEEQPDHPGAVSEEHEEQQRQQQRQQRQKEQVQKILSNVRQNFGKINVAPEFTEEDLVPVEMPDLELSDLSGSDGEEDCEEEEGGEEDGTQVEPADGETKDPETTDPEPTTAQTGKAKQSPREVIRQLDEKISKYKHFLDRAKFKRFSAIRIPKALSDKAFTDIKTKQAATAKQAQNKDANQRSNKRKAEEEDQSTQSRKLTSKQRRAIDRAQKTKKVGVRYYETHNVKNKNKNRKIPGSAAEGQRSKRSKH